From a region of the Helicobacter hepaticus ATCC 51449 genome:
- a CDS encoding diacylglycerol kinase, which produces MQQDKDAQSYQRNDKKGKTGIKRLYNAFFFSLDGIKAAWKEEEGFRQVLSIGIVLSIVAFFIAQTWQELILLILPCVLSVIVELINSAIENAIDFTSLEIHPLAKKAKDMGSAIQLIACLFVAFVWGSYLLNRFIF; this is translated from the coding sequence ATGCAGCAAGATAAAGATGCGCAATCATATCAACGCAATGATAAAAAAGGTAAAACAGGCATAAAACGTCTTTATAATGCCTTTTTTTTCTCACTTGATGGAATCAAAGCCGCGTGGAAAGAAGAAGAAGGTTTCAGGCAAGTGCTAAGCATAGGCATTGTGCTAAGTATTGTAGCATTTTTTATAGCACAAACTTGGCAAGAGCTTATATTACTCATCTTACCCTGTGTGCTTTCTGTCATCGTTGAACTTATTAATTCTGCGATTGAAAATGCCATTGACTTTACAAGCCTTGAAATTCACCCACTTGCTAAAAAAGCCAAAGATATGGGAAGTGCTATACAACTTATTGCTTGTCTTTTTGTTGCCTTTGTATGGGGAAGCTATCTTCTTAATCGCTTCATATTCTAA